The following coding sequences are from one Lolium rigidum isolate FL_2022 chromosome 6, APGP_CSIRO_Lrig_0.1, whole genome shotgun sequence window:
- the LOC124663803 gene encoding zinc finger CCCH domain-containing protein 5-like, translating into MEPYAAAPPEDAAGGEPDTGLEGSMWRLGLGSGGEAPTGAAAGARLPERPGEANCVYYLRTGACGYGETCRYNHPRDRAAAFDGGARTARTVEYPERPGQPSCEYYMKNGSCKFGSNCKYNHPREGGSVQPVVLNSSGYPLRMGEKECSYYIKTGHCKFGSTCKFHHPQGPEPGVVSEAPNMYPPVQPLPISSSLPYPPLANWQLGRPSVLPGSYFPGSYPPMMHPSAVMPMQGWNPYMSPMNQVASAGGQQTVQAGPLYGLSHQGPPSAVAYGSNYAPLSSSTWPSSNKQEVVFPERPGQPECHHYMKTGTCKFGATCKYNHPQYLSTPRSNYMLSPLGLPIRPGAQPCVYYSQHGFCKYGPGCKFDHPLGALSYSPSASSLGDMPIAPYPSLPAAPMAPSPSSSVPRPEYILGKDSSAYQPASPGTTFGPAGPMSKVYAPHMLLRPPTSTTGATVTSHGGEL; encoded by the exons ATGGAGCCgtacgccgccgcgccgcccgaggACGCCGCCGGAGGCGAGCCCGACACCGGCCTCGAAG GGTCGATGTGGAGGCTGGGGCTGGGAAGCGGCGGGGAAGCGCCGACAGGGGCGGCCGCCGGGGCGAGGCTGCCGGAGCGGCCGGGCGAGGCCAACTGCGTCTACTACCTCCGCACCGGCGCCTGCGGCTACGGGGAGACCTGCCGCTACAACCACCCGCGCGATCGCGCCGCCGCG TTTGATGGAGGCGCAAGGACCGCGCGCACCGTGGAGTATCCGGAACGACCAGGCCAACCTTCGTGCGAG TACTACATGAAGAATGGGAGTTGTAAGTTTGGCTCTAACTGCAAATACAATCACCCCAGAGAAGGTGGTTCTGTACAGCCAGTTGTGTTGAATTCCAGTGGATACCCTCTGCGTATG GGTGAGAAAGAATGCTCCTACTATATCAAAACCGGCCATTGCAAATTTGGGTCTACATGCAAGTTTCATCACCCACAGGGGCCAGAACCTGGTGTTGTTTCAGAGGCTCCTAACATGTACCCACCAGTCCAACCATTGCCTATCTCTTCCTCTCTTCCATACCCACCTCTTGCCAATTGGCAGTTGGGGAGGCCTTCTGTGCTGCCTGGATCATATTTCCCTGGCTCGTACCCTCCAATGATGCACCCATCTGCAGTCATGCCAATGCAGGGATGGAACCCTTACATG TCACCTATGAATCAAGTTGCGTCAGCTGGGGGACAGCAAACAGTTCAGGCAGGGCCATTGTATGGCTTATCACACCAAGGGCCTCCATCTGCAGTTGCTTATGGCAGTAATTATGCACCGTTGTCTTCTTCAACATGGCCTTCAAGTAATAAACAAGAAGTTGTCTTTCCTGAGCGGCCTGGGCAGCCTGAGTGCCACCACTACATGAAGACAGGGACCTGCAAATTTGGAGCCACATgcaaatacaatcatcctcagtaCCTGAGTACACCTAGGTCCAACTATATGCTGAGCCCTCTAGGTCTTCCAATTCGGCCG GGTGCTCAGCCATGTGTGTACTATTCACAGCATGGCTTCTGCAAATATGGTCCGGGATGCAAATTTGATCACCCACTGGGTGCTCTAAGCTACAGCCCTTCAGCGTCATCGCTTGGTGACATGCCTATTGCTCCCTATCCTAGTCTCCCTGCTGCTCCTATGGCCCCATCTCCATCATCTTCTGTTCCGCGGCCAGAGTACATCCTTGGCAAGGACTCTTCAGCGTACCAGCCAGCATCACCTGGAACTACATTTGGACCTGCTGGACCGATGTCAAAAGTTTATGCTCCACACATGCTTCTCCGACCTCCAACTTCCACAACTGGTGCCACTGTCACAAGCCATGGTGGAGAGCTCTAA